The following DNA comes from Clarias gariepinus isolate MV-2021 ecotype Netherlands chromosome 7, CGAR_prim_01v2, whole genome shotgun sequence.
gaatgtataggtgagaacagccgattcacacctggggagggtgaatcatttgtatttgaatgttgtctggcattgtaaagcactatagtgacactaaaagaacaacccaggattaataggaattcttatactgcataaacattatttagcacaaaaaaattcctcgcgctcgggaaaactatgcgtgcggttgagcgctttttagactataggaaattaaatcggagggtttttatttagactattaaaaaaataacctgcgtctatttttaggcatgccagctgccactttttagttagaagttttcaatacaaagcttgggttacagtggattttactacgcggtgtgagtgcaatggccatccgtctgctcgcgctgactctgctctccgctgatggccgtaccgcccccctcccacctctcgctcctttgaagtccccgggcgcgttccatttgccctgcttgcatgccgcacttccgcgttgttgcacgcgcgctgcatacacagcgcgtagtaaaatccactgtagcccaacaaaccccgagtattttatagcgcagggtgcaagcccgggcaacgatagcaacgatagctcaccagtcatgtgtaattctgcggtcccgctgcttcgcatgtctgaaggggaggccgcctaactagtgagcgaggagcgatattgatttgggcgcacgccgtgacaggctgaaaaaactgtgtcagattaatgtgcaaaaactatattgtggcgtgggcagggTTTTGATGgtctaccatcatgctttgcgggagggattgttttgtgttcaccctgttgggaaaaggtgtttaagttagtggcttcggccataggtgtgtgggtgtggatagatgtgtgttttatggaggttggatgtggtGGTTTTTGTGTATACGTgcggaagaaaataaattactcccagccatttgcattgggcagcaaaagcagctcactcgtctctccaagttcctgcgtagcggtgaaaaacgcaacatttggtgtcagaagtgggatggagagtcgcgggttagagcgcaccccggaggaaatccggcgGATCCAAATAGGCCGCCGAGTGGCAGAGCggctgaggaggaagaagcccctccctgatggggccagcgcgggcaaagagcggcgaccggagcggagctacagctccgtgccccgtccgccagcgaagcgacctgcagctgcgcctgccggcctacaacggcgccggcgatcccaacgcgttcatcgcccaagtagagctagccgccaaattcgcgggctggtccccggcagaaacagccgtccgggtggccctctcgttggagggagacgcgctgcgggcgctggaagacctccgggcggatGAGCGGGATGACTGGGTAaagctgcagcagtcgctcCGTTTTCGCTTCGGCACAGGTGACCGTAATGAGGCCGcgggcgaggagctggcaacccgcgtgcggagcacCTCCGAGCCattgggggcgttcgccatggacctgagagCTCTCGCGCGCATAGGCTACCCGGAGTTTGGGCCCgcccagcaggaggagctagcgcgCCGTGCTTTTCTGCGGGGAGTCCGGCCGTGGCGGCTTCGGGAGCACATCCGgctagcggcaccggcttccctggctgaggcgctgcgcgaggctgagcgcgccgAACCCATCATGGCGGAacgccacggcgaaagagccgagcgccctcccgtggctcggggccgctcggtaggtgaacctggccggggacagggctacccgtcgcggctaggcctcgacaccgctccTGAGAGttcgcgacgacgccgaggccaggggccgccggattaccgctgcaatcttctcaggcctgaggacaacgtaccccagcagccgttaaactagcttcggggggcgccgaggggaagccgcctcccacagctttCCTTGTTTCCCCGACTGCCGGTCTCAATctccggtcaggacgtgtaggaaatcgcgcgggggtttacattcagtgtggcctggacaacgtttcgctacgagCGCTCGTGGACACCAGCTCTAccgtttcgctgctgcgctggggagtactGGCACAGGGTGATCGCGATCGTttgctgccggccccagccgcGAACATttgcaccgtgtcggggagttatctggagatacgggcctgtcgcacagtgcgaatacaagtaggtgcaatcattctttttcatccattctttgtggccgacattgaggatgattgtatcttggggttggatattttggaaaggtggggtgccgTACTGAATCTCGAtgacggaacgttgcgtggtagcttcgggttagccaggttgctagtgcccaaagcgcagccggacaggttagtgGAGCgaacccggggggcggaacttccggttgGCGccccatgtaaacatccggtagcagaccgaacgagcataatggccgagcttatgcagcgtagcagcgtaggcctaaatcagacgcagaccgatgccgtgaagtcccttttgaacgagttcgcggacattttcgcggtagatgagcgcgagtgcactcataccaatttggtgcagcacagtatcgatacgggtaacgcagctcctgtgcgGCTCCATCCGAGACGGCTTCCATTAGCTAAAcgggctatcgccgagcagacgctgcgggagatggccgactcgggcgtcatagagccagcgtccgggcCGTGGTCTTCGCCGGTTGTGCTGGTGCGGAAGAAAGACGAGTCGTGGCGGTTTTGCGTggattaccggcggttaaacgaggtaacgcgcaaagattcttatccgttaccgcgaatagatgatgcgcttgaacacgttgcgggctcggcgtggtttagctcgctggatttgcgtagcgggtattggcaggTAGAACTCGCACCGAAGGCACGTCCTAAAACGGCGTTCTCGATCGGACAGGGGTtgtggcaattccggcgcatgccgttcggcctatgtaacgctccagctacgttcgaacggttgatggagaaagtgttggccgatattcctcgcaatcggtgtgtcgtctacctggacgatttactggtgcacggcaaggagtttgaggttgCGCTAGCTAACTTACGGGAGGTATTTCTAGCTATCcagcgggcgaatttgcggctaaattccaaaaagtgccagttgttgcggcaggagactgtctttctgggacacgtgattagcgctcaagagattgccaccgatccagccaaaattgctgcggtacagaattggcctgaaccggtaaatgtgtcgcagctacgcacctttctcgggttagcctcgtactatcgccggttcgtaaagaattttgccacgatcgccagcccgctacACGAGCTCAcaagaaagaaccagccgtttcgttGGGACTGGGTGCACGCGCGAGCGTTCACccagttacgggaagctctggttacgtcgcctgTTCTAGAATATCCGGACGCGTcccgtatgtttatcctcgacagggacgcaagcgatgtagtgctgggggccgtcctgtctcaggtgtccgagggcaaagagcgtgctatcgcctacttcagccgcgcgttgtctggaccggagaagaactactgcgtcacgcggcgcgagctgttggcggtcgtcgcggctcttaagcattttaggccgtatttatatgggcagtctttcttgctgcggaccgatcacgcttcgttagtttggctgcttagctttaaagagcctgaagggcagttagcgcgctggctcgagcggttgcaagATTACGATTTTAttgttcagcaccgagcggggaaactgcatgctaacgccgatgctttgtcccgccggccgtgtagcaacgAGCGCTGTCAGCACTGCGAGAGGGTAGAAGCGTGCGCGGGCGATTGCGACGTCGAGCACTTTTCGAACCCCGTGAGTCAGAACAGTcttcctgcgcagtcctccggagcccccgtcggtaaccaGCCGTCcaagccggcgtgcagccgagttactgcggtgCCTAAACCATCGCCTATAGCCGTTGCGCCGGTGCCGCAGCTGGACTGTGAACAGTTAATCgctgagcaggagaaggacccggcacTGCAGCAggtattaggttgggttaaagcgggccGGAGACCGGAGTATAACGCTGTCGCCCACCTGGGCCTAGAGGTAAAAGCGCTCCATTCGCAGTTCGACAGACTATCGTTGCGGGGGGGCCTACTCTATCGCCACTGGGagcggccgtgcggcgctggcgagtattttcagctgctggtgccgcggactttgcggacacgggtgttagggatggtccatgggcacgcgggcgcgggacacttCGGCGTAACAAAAACTTTGCGGCGGCtgcgcgctcgtttctactggccgggctgccacactgataacgaactctttgtgcacagatgcgacgtctgcacggcaaagaagggccctacccagcgctcgcgagcacccctgcaagactttcgggtgggggcacctatggagcctatgggcgtggacattctcgggccgtttcccatttccgatcgcgggaaccggtatgtgctggtggccatggactacttcaccaagtggccggaggcattTGCCGTTCCTGACCaaagcgcttccaccacggctcgagtgctggtggatgaagTGTTCAGCCggttcggcgccccggagcggttgcacagcgatcaggggcgtaacttcgaggcggaggtgtttgcggcggtgtgtgagcgcctcggggtgaaaaagacccacaccacgccccttcatccgcagagtgacggcctcgtggagcgtttCAACCGGACACTCACTACCcagctcgccgtgcttaccagcgcccggcagaaggattgggacgaacatctgCCCCTCGTGCTGTGGGCCTATCGCACCGCAGTGCAGGaatcctcacagctgacgccagcggcGTTAATGTTCGAATTAGTCCACGAATTAgcacgtagacacttggcggacgctggtgttaaacagcgccgcgtgtatgacacccacagccggggacgagactttgctactggggagcaggtttgggtgtattcccctggaaggaaaagggggctttcccctaagcttatgtctcactgggtggggccctgcacggtactggcccagctctctgacgtagtctaccgggtgcggttgacggggcggtcgcgagtggtcgtgctccaccgggaccgtctcgctccctatcagcccaacgccagcgagatattgaactctgtggaggccgggccGCCTCAGGAGGACGGTTGCAACCCTCCTTCCTCTGCAAAGAGACTCTGGCGTTcgcaacgccagcgccgaccaccggcacgcctcctagactgagttcgccatgatgaccggggacggtcacagctcgggtgggggcagtgtggcgtgggcggggttttgatggtctaccatcatgctttgcgggagggattgttttgtgttcaccctgttgggaaaaggtgtttaagttagtggcttcggccataggtgtgtgtgtgtggatagatgtgtgttttatggaggttggatgtggtGGTTTTTGTGTATACGTgcggaagaaaataaattactcccagccatttgcattgggcagcaaaagcagctcactcgtctctccaagttcctgcgtagcggtgaaaaacgctacaatataataaaactatataagactacatgcctttataagactcaacttttatttaagcgcactcacaataacgaaaaaacgttgtgattttgtaagtgttgtgattttgtaagtgttgtaagctgcgctgctctgtattgtttttggtgaacttgagcgcatcagaaaatgaacgcaaaggtttttttaaatggtcagagtcagtctgcttgctgtttttcccgacgtgttcataatcattagtctacttcggccggtgcgctctggaaaactccatgcatgcggctgagcgctgattaaaactatggagtaaattaaagaggagaatcacgatgccgagtcgaagtcctgagcccaaacctcatttaaattaaatcaacaaatattataagtaaaaaaacaatagcccacgtttagaaaccgtttataaattctttccgacatgagttggcccggtgttatgcgcagagcgccgggagatttcctgaagctcagaaatcactgggcatgttttctaaatagccgctatctttaataactgatggaggttttgagctgtatacacacacattcctgcctatacaactcttaaaactacacctgtaacacaataaacagtaatattttaaacattctgcaggctgatatttggagaaaggaaagaataatgaataaaccagttgttgggtcaaaataacccaaccaggtgttcatttgtaaactacatctcatatgagccaacatgagcaacccaacaatgtgtttaaagtacctgaaataatccagaacttaaataacaataaaccgatacagagatacgctgtataacggtcactgttgtatttacggcaacgagcgaaaatgtcactttgcgccacctggcggccattttacgaatgactttgaaatgcaactgatttattttggccgctgacgtttttacgcggcggtgagcgcgacggtaataaccattccaattgatcaaccactgtatgtagtcttatatagttttattatatagtttttgcacattaatataAGTCCTCATCtcttacatttttgaggacaatagttttttcagcctgtcacagcgtgcacccaaatcaatatcgctcctcgctcactagttaggcgtcctcCCCTTTAGATATGCAAAGGAGCggggccgcggaattaggcacggatgGTAATAGTTAAACTATTAACAAgaggaatgtttgatgtcatgtgggcattataagatttatactgaaaacttctaactaaaaagtggcagctggcacgcctaaaaatattcctattaatcctaggttgttgttcttttagtgtcactgtgtgtgctttacaatgccaggcatcactctccccaagtgtgaatcagcagttctcacctatacattcagaggaactgtaatgcacctctccacacttaaaaaaaaaaaaaaaaaaactcttgaatctgaggctcttctgcagactttcagtgattatggcctctttttaaatttgtgtaaatttaatcttctggattctagattctaaagttgactttgttaccgtttttaatccttggaatgtaAGAAATTAAGATGTttcttatgatagcataaattgcattgtttttaatcactctatacacaataatattctttattaaaaaaaacgggtatggggctatcttggtttattaatcctcgtgTCTGGTTTAGTTTTAGTATTCAGTGTGCACcgtacatctgttattttacaactatatcattacactcagaaagacctttttggggggttaagtgactgatgtgcctaaattttttctgtaaatgataTATCAtagcagtattgtcttgcatattgtctttccatttacttacatccgaactgagtcgtttacataagtcactgatcGATAGATCATcatattcatacagatgtacctgttttacatgaaaATTTACAGGCTTGGTACTGAATGATTTACTTTGACAGGGCCATAAGAACTGCAcacaaagttttgtaaatttgtttaatgttaacttgtatttcataaggttttgccagcagTGGTATAGCGctacgggggtcattatttactattaaagaaaattatgatgatctgtcatggcgtgcgcctgtgatgggtgcgcgcccaaatctactatcgctactcgctcactccataGGCTCACTGAATAGGCggtaaagggacggagccgcctattcgttcCGGCTGGTAATAATTAACGTttatatgatctcgggcttgctccacattataaaagcaaggcgcggagtctAGTCCAaggtccgggaagtacgtgatgtggtggagaataggaGAATGGCATGTGAGTGGTGGGATATGACGCGCGCTACGGATTTTAATCAAGGGCGctggaattccgccctttgatccccacgctgaggacagcgcgagaaagagctgcgcgatgtgtataaattgatgtgtgtgtgtgtaaaattgttGTTAGTTGCGAAGTCGTGTTCGACCCATCGCGACCCCATGGACCATGTTCCTCCAGGCCTTCCTGTCTTCTACCATCCCCCAGAGTCCATTTAAACTCACACCGACTGCTTCAGTGACTCCATCCAGCCACCTCATTCTCTGTCGTCCTCTTCTTTTGCCCTTAATCTTTCCAAGCATTAGGCTCTTCTCCAGTAAGTCATTCCTTCCCATTTGGTGACTAAGTTTCATCTTCAGGATCTGACCCTCTAAAGAGCAGTCAGGGTTGATCTCCTCTAGCACTGACCGGTTTGATCTCTTTGCAGTCCAAGGGACTCGCAGGAGTCTTCTCCAGCACCAGAGTTCAAAGGCCTCAAATCTTTGGCGCTCAGCCTTTCTTATGGTCCAACTTTCACAGCCATACATTGCAACGGGGAAAACCATAGCCTTGACTATACGCACTTTTGTTGGCAGGGTGATGTCTCTGCTTTTTAGTGTGCTGTCTAGATTTGCCATCGCTTGCCTCCCCAGGAGCAAACGTCTTTTAATTTCTTGGCTGCATTCCCCATCTGCAGTGATCTTGGATTCCAGGTAAATAAAATCTGTCACTACCTCCATTTCTTCCCCATCTATTTGCCAAGAATTGAGAGGGCCGGATGCCATTAtcttagtttttttaatgttgagtTTCAAAC
Coding sequences within:
- the LOC128527651 gene encoding uncharacterized protein LOC128527651, translated to LVQHSIDTGNAAPVRLHPRRLPLAKRAIAEQTLREMADSGVIEPASGPWSSPVVLVRKKDESWRFCVDYRRLNEVTRKDSYPLPRIDDALEHVAGSAWFSSLDLRSGYWQVELAPKARPKTAFSIGQGLWQFRRMPFGLCNAPATFERLMEKVLADIPRNRCVVYLDDLLVHGKEFEVALANLREVFLAIQRANLRLNSKKCQLLRQETVFLGHVISAQEIATDPAKIAAVQNWPEPVNVSQLRTFLGLASYYRRFVKNFATIASPLHELTRKNQPFRWDWVHARAFTQLREALVTSPVLEYPDASRMFILDRDASDVVLGAVLSQVSEGKERAIAYFSRALSGPEKNYCVTRRELLAVVAALKHFRPYLYGQSFLLRTDHASLVWLLSFKEPEGQLARWLERLQDYDFIVQHRAGKLHANADALSRRPCSNERCQHCERVEACAGDCDVEHFSNPVSQNSLPAQSSGAPVGNQPSKPACSRVTAVPKPSPIAVAPVPQLDCEQLIAEQEKDPALQQVLGWVKAGRRPEYNAVAHLGLEVDILGPFPISDRGNRYVLVAMDYFTKWPEAFAVPDQSASTTARVLVDEVFSRFGAPERLHSDQGRNFEAEVFAAVCERLGVKKTHTTPLHPQSDGLVERFNRTLTTQLAVLTSARQKDWDEHLPLVLWAYRTAVQESSQLTPAALMFELVHELARLTEALKDELVSQELPSSLQGLLGPPPRFSPRPSSSRADTQDEPMQLDKTRDDDVQWKGLVFTAGNRFTNSRTVQQKELGALEGVTPRRLPDQRCLLPVFEQRTNVVQALVDLGSDHKLINAKALGIPALPLETYLRVQALDGSPLPSITHRTPLVSLRISGNLTLR